A single window of Mycolicibacterium madagascariense DNA harbors:
- a CDS encoding APC family permease — MSSSTSVLKRVFLGRPFRSDAMGHTLLPKWIALPVFASDPLSSVAYATQEILLILTLGGVAYLHLAPWVAAAVVVLLAVVVLSYRQVVRAYPSGGGSYEVVARNIGPRAGLVVAAALLVDYVMTVAVSVAAGVDNIISAIPELNPHRVAVNVGFVVVLTAMNLRGVRESGRAFAVPTYAFIAGVMVMVVLGLTRAVLGDVPQAESAHYGIHAENVGLSTLALAFLMLRAFSSGCTALTGVEAISNGVPAFRKPKSLNAARTMSAMGALAITMFVGVTALAMISHTRVVEDTCDLIGFRGDCTRDPQRTVIAQVSAAVFGNDSFMFFYLQAATALILILAANTAFNGFPLLSSILAQDRYLPRQLHTRGDRLAFSNGVVLLALIAGGLIVAFDGSTTRLIQLYIVGVFTSFTLCQTGMVRHWNRELAATTTAAERRRVHRARLINAFGALLTGVVLVVVMVTKFTHGAYLVVIAIPVLCVLMAGIHRHYAAARAELRVEPDDDAALPSRVHAIVLVSSWHKATQRALLFARATKPDTLTALTVNIDESDTRALLAEWSTLDVDVPLKVIESPYREITRPVLSYIKQMLSNGPRDVVNVYIPEYVVGHWWENVLHNQSSLRLKGRLLFEPGVMVTSVPWQLRSTAHRDLTRIEHSPGDVRSGITRSESESLAAEKNGYAVKTAPRQ; from the coding sequence GTGTCTTCGTCGACGTCGGTGCTGAAGCGAGTGTTCCTCGGGCGCCCCTTCCGCAGCGATGCCATGGGGCATACCCTCCTGCCGAAGTGGATCGCCCTCCCGGTCTTCGCCAGCGACCCGCTGTCATCGGTCGCGTACGCCACCCAGGAAATCCTGCTGATCCTCACCCTCGGTGGGGTCGCCTACCTGCACCTGGCGCCCTGGGTCGCGGCAGCCGTGGTGGTGCTGCTCGCGGTGGTGGTGCTGTCCTACCGACAGGTGGTGCGCGCCTACCCCAGCGGTGGCGGGTCCTACGAGGTGGTGGCACGTAACATCGGTCCGAGAGCCGGCTTGGTGGTCGCCGCGGCACTGCTGGTCGACTACGTGATGACGGTCGCGGTCTCCGTGGCCGCCGGCGTCGACAACATCATCTCGGCCATCCCCGAGCTCAATCCGCACCGCGTGGCAGTGAACGTCGGGTTCGTCGTGGTGCTGACGGCGATGAATTTGCGGGGGGTGCGGGAATCGGGTCGGGCCTTCGCCGTGCCCACCTATGCGTTCATCGCCGGGGTGATGGTGATGGTCGTCCTGGGTCTGACGAGAGCGGTCCTCGGTGACGTTCCGCAGGCCGAGAGTGCCCACTACGGCATCCATGCCGAGAACGTCGGGCTCAGCACGCTGGCGTTGGCGTTCCTGATGCTGCGCGCGTTCTCCTCCGGCTGTACCGCACTGACCGGCGTCGAGGCCATCTCCAACGGAGTGCCCGCGTTTCGAAAGCCCAAGTCGCTCAACGCCGCTCGGACAATGAGCGCGATGGGCGCCCTGGCGATCACGATGTTCGTCGGGGTGACCGCGCTGGCGATGATCTCCCACACCCGCGTCGTCGAGGACACCTGTGACCTCATCGGGTTTCGAGGGGACTGCACCCGCGACCCGCAGCGGACCGTCATCGCCCAGGTCTCGGCCGCCGTCTTCGGCAACGACAGCTTCATGTTCTTCTACCTACAGGCCGCCACCGCGCTGATCCTGATCCTGGCGGCGAATACCGCCTTCAACGGATTCCCCTTGCTCAGTTCGATTCTCGCGCAGGACCGCTACCTACCCCGGCAGCTGCACACCCGTGGCGATCGGCTCGCCTTCTCCAACGGCGTCGTCCTGCTCGCCCTCATCGCCGGTGGCCTGATCGTCGCGTTCGACGGGTCCACGACCCGCTTGATCCAGCTGTACATCGTGGGTGTGTTCACCTCGTTCACGCTGTGCCAGACCGGCATGGTGCGGCATTGGAACCGCGAACTGGCCGCCACGACGACCGCGGCCGAGCGGCGCAGGGTTCACCGCGCACGACTGATCAACGCGTTCGGCGCACTACTGACCGGCGTGGTGCTGGTGGTCGTGATGGTCACCAAGTTCACCCACGGTGCGTACCTGGTGGTGATCGCGATCCCCGTCCTGTGCGTGCTGATGGCCGGCATCCACCGCCACTACGCCGCGGCCAGGGCCGAGTTGCGCGTCGAGCCCGACGACGACGCGGCACTCCCGAGCCGGGTGCACGCCATCGTGCTGGTCTCCAGCTGGCACAAGGCAACTCAGCGTGCGCTGCTGTTCGCCCGCGCGACCAAGCCCGACACGTTGACCGCGCTGACGGTCAACATCGACGAATCCGACACGCGCGCACTGCTCGCCGAATGGTCGACGCTCGACGTCGACGTCCCCCTGAAGGTCATTGAGTCGCCCTACCGCGAGATCACCCGGCCCGTCCTCAGTTACATCAAGCAGATGCTGAGCAACGGTCCCCGTGACGTCGTCAACGTGTACATCCCGGAGTACGTCGTCGGCCACTGGTGGGAGAACGTGCTGCACAACCAGAGCTCGCTGCGCCTCAAGGGCCGCCTGCTGTTCGAGCCGGGCGTGATGGTCACCAGCGTGCCGTGGCAGTTGCGGTCCACGGCGCACCGCGACCTCACCCGCATCGAACACTCCCCCGGCGACGTCCGCAGCGGCATCACCCGGTCGGAGTCGGAGAGCCTGGCGGCCGAGAAGAATGGTTATGCGGTCAAAACCGCTCCGCGGCAATGA
- a CDS encoding LysR family transcriptional regulator, which yields MTVQLHHLRCFVAIVEHGGFTDAAAELGTSQPAVSRGLAALEKELGLRLLRRTTREVVPTPAGQRILPRARRLLADLDALVHDAQGGGDRLRIGHAWAAVGRHTVEFQHRWATRHPDVELSMVRTNSPTGGLTEGACDIAVLRTPDAAGLTDARFDDAIVGLESRYAAVAADDPLAARRSLRLADLAERVVAIDPRTGTTTVDLWPAGSRPKVHEVHDVDDWLAVIASGRAVGVTAESTITQYRRHGVAFRRLRGAPPVPVRLVWWRDDPHPATGEAVGMLAELYRSPARPRRAVTPSAADVKRG from the coding sequence ATGACTGTTCAGCTGCATCACCTTCGGTGCTTCGTCGCCATCGTCGAGCACGGCGGCTTCACCGACGCCGCGGCGGAATTGGGGACGTCCCAGCCCGCCGTGTCACGGGGACTTGCGGCCCTGGAGAAGGAGCTGGGTTTGCGACTGCTGCGCCGCACCACCCGCGAGGTCGTGCCCACCCCGGCGGGGCAACGGATCCTGCCCCGGGCGCGACGGCTGCTGGCCGACCTCGACGCACTGGTGCACGATGCGCAGGGGGGCGGCGACAGGCTCCGAATCGGACACGCCTGGGCGGCGGTCGGCAGACACACCGTCGAATTCCAACATCGTTGGGCCACTCGACATCCCGACGTCGAGCTGAGCATGGTCCGCACGAATTCACCGACCGGAGGACTGACCGAGGGGGCGTGCGACATCGCCGTGCTGCGCACGCCGGACGCCGCCGGCTTGACCGACGCCCGGTTCGACGACGCGATCGTGGGGCTCGAATCGCGATACGCCGCGGTGGCCGCCGACGATCCGCTGGCGGCGCGCCGGTCCCTGCGGCTGGCCGATCTCGCCGAGCGCGTCGTCGCGATCGATCCCCGTACCGGCACCACCACGGTCGACCTCTGGCCGGCAGGCAGCAGGCCAAAGGTGCACGAGGTGCACGACGTCGACGACTGGCTCGCAGTGATCGCCTCGGGCCGGGCGGTGGGCGTCACGGCCGAGAGCACGATCACGCAGTATCGACGTCACGGGGTCGCTTTTCGCCGTCTCCGCGGTGCGCCGCCGGTGCCGGTTCGGCTCGTCTGGTGGCGCGACGACCCGCACCCAGCGACCGGCGAGGCCGTCGGCATGCTCGCCGAGCTCTACCGCTCCCCGGCCCGGCCTCGTCGCGCCGTCACACCGTCCGCCGCCGACGTGAAACGCGGCTGA